The genomic segment aaccccccccaaagaaaacatgTGAACAACATAAAAAGCATAAAGTTGACATCCCAAGTCATTCCAGAAAACTTAAAACACATAATTCAGCTGATAAGTCCCTTGTTCATTAAAGCACTCTGAGCACATCCAGTCTGTGAAATCTGTTCTGCACCGAGTTGTAGTGTGGTGGATAATAGACTGACTTTCTCACACGCACTCAGCATTGTCTAGATCTGGGGATGTGCCTGAGTCAGACTGCATCACACTAAGCGCTTACCCATACCACAGCTGTTGCTCTAATAGCATTTTTACAACCCACTGCAACATCCCAAGCCAGAGATAAACACAGATACACTGAGCAATGCACTCGAGTACATTTACTACCCATTTCAGCAGATGGTGCCCCATTTGTTAGGAAGTTTTGCAATCTTCCCAGTTTTGGGACATTGCTGGTATTCTCATGCTACACATGCCTGGCATCCTGGGCCTATTTCATTTGCTCATTTCCTAGTTATAGCTCTTCCAAAAGGCTTTACCCTAGAGGCTCATAATACAATGTCCCAGCTGTCTGCTATTGTCCTTGCATGGTTTACGCTTAACAAATGTGTTATTCAAATTAGCAAAATTTATTCTGCCTGTGGATACACTGATTCGGTTCCTGCCTCACATAGGAAACACGTCCGTCTGGTGCTGAGCTCTGCTGATACAATGGGCCAATGTCCCtacaaagcagttgttttctccagaactgatgccttcctccctccttctttcattctctctttcaatcttcctgaaggtttccaggaccACACCTggtagttggcaacccagctgactgcatatggagcaGGActcagaaatcaaacccagctcttgagattacagTCTACTACTCTCTAACCACTGCacaacactggatctcaagataaagcaggaagtggggagggaggagggccagaacccaggaaggtcagtgcaggtgtatgtgctagtgcccgctgtattcctgggtgcaatgggctttgcttctagtatatattttaaaagcaatgcCAAGGATACAGCCTGAAAGCCAATGTGGTTTTATTTGTTCCACAGTGAACATGAACAAAAGTCAGATCAACTCTATATTATTTTTGCAAGCAGCAAATGTCAAATATACACCAGTTCAGTAGTTTACAAATCGTTATGCAATGCGAGCACATAGATGGAACAGATTCCATAAAACAGAAAAAGGCTCTTCCCAAAAGAGAAAAGGTTTACCAACACTAGGACCATGAAACATTTTGGAATTAAGAATTACTGACATGTGCAAATTGTTTGCCAAAAAACTCTTCAGTATTGCTGCTCCCAAGAAATTCCTCCTCAATAATGTATGGTTTAAAAAACTGGTAAAAACACCATTTTCCTGGTTGTATTTTATAAGTTCTATAAATTTTAACTTTTGTAACCCAGAGGTGTAGAATTGCTCAATCCAAAGATAAAGGACTCATCTGTAAATACAAAACTTGCACATGTATTTACCATCTTTAGCCATGTCCGTTTACCTTTTTATATAGCAGCAACGCATTCCCATTAGGATGCAACAACAATGAACAGGTTTCCCTCCTACATCACAGGCTTGCTTATGGGCTTTCTTTAGCGCAGACTTGCTTTAGTACTGGCAACATACGTTATACTGTCCAGTTTTAACAAAGTGCACAAGGAAGCCATTTGCATCTACTGGCTTCTGCCCTTTCCCCTTTACAGTGGCAGGATTTATTTGGTCTTCTTTTCTTTCACAGGCTCCTGTTCCTTCATTTTTTCCATGTAAGCTTGATACTGAGAGTCTGTTCCAAAGAGTTTATCCCACCACGTGAAGGTTGACGAATAGTTGCCAATGAAGTTCATGTGATGGAAGTCATGAAAGCGAGCGCCACCATAGTAAGGCAGCAAATGCAAAGGATTCAGAGGAATGTCATAGCCGCTATTTAAGAAAAAAAGAGTGAGAGACGTTTTACAACAGTGATTCAAAAtcatttttcacattttctttacaGTGAAACAGGGCTAGTAGTTCAGACATAGATGCATTTTCTAAcaactatattttaaaacttcTAAAAATCACCTGTTCTACTGGATCACAAACTTCTGAAGCAACAATTGTGCAAATGGAATGCCGTAGGAAATAAATTCAGGAGTGCGCATCTTATCTGCATAAACTGTTTGTGAACAGAATACTTTCCCCATAAGACAATCATGCACAGACAGAAAGGACAGCAGATATACAGAAATTTGAGTAAAATTTGCTCCTAGGGAACATATAGCCAAGTACAATATTAAGCATAATTCCAACAAAATTAATTACTTTTAGGTCCCATTATTATTACTGAGTTCCATACCCTTTTGGAGTACAACAAACATTAAGTTGTCCCATTAAATTTGGAATTAAATGTACACTCcaatattagcaacctgatgtccctctgCCAACGTAGGgcggttttggggggggggggggttagtggggttagttaatGCTCGCCTGTTGCCTTATGTTGATAACgttgattggttttaatggttttaactatgggttttattgtaatttttatcttctaaaccgccgtgagcctaagggaatggtggtataaaagtttaataataaataaataaataataaataaacatgtaaGCCTTTCCCATTGGAACTTATACTGGTTGATAAATCTAGCAATCCTGAATGCTTACAGGTACTTAGTTGGTCTTTCCTAACAAGATGGGCACTCAGTATCTGTGCCTCTCAGTACTTCTTACCCACCTCCCAAAGTGCTACTTGTAAAACAGCAAcagcctgcagccttcccttccGGGTGTTTGCAAGCAGATGCATTGTGACAGCTAGCTCCAACAAAGGTCTGGTAATCGACAGATCAAAGTGGAATCAAACTAGAACAAGTTGGAGGCTTGGCTTGCCTATCCAAGTGCTATTATAGTTTTGCATATCTGATTTTACTGAGGCATTCCACATAGCAGAATAGTCAGTTCTGAGCCAGACAGTGTGAAAAAACTGACTGCATCCAACTCCATTGCCAGGGAAAATGCAGAATACCTCATCTGAAGAACTGCAGTCACATAAAAGCACAAGCGAATACCTCTAAACCAGGTACAACATATTCCCAGGTAATTATACATAGGATCCCAGTCTTAAATTCACACTTTTATGAGGAGGACATTACGTTTTTTGTGACACACAAATCTGTCTAGACATTAGTTGCAAAATAAGACTCTTTACCTGTGGACGTCAATCGTCTCCATCAAGCGAAAAATTACCCACGCCCACAAAAGAATCACGTGATTACAGAAGACTAGTATTCCAATAAAAAATCCAGCTCCCAAGATAAGAGTTTCCAGGGGGTGAGCATATTCTGCTTGCATCCCAAAAGGAGACTAAGGAGGAAAGAAGGCATGGGTTTTTAACGGGGAAAAACCTGTGTTAACATACTACCTAAATAGATACTAGTCATTTAAGTTTGGCATATACACCATTCTGTAAAAGAATTTTCTCCCCAATTCCTTTATACTCAAGTTTTGATttttccattatttaaaaaacaggcaGAGAAGTAAATAGAATCCAAAGTCAAAGCAATTTCACTGCCACCAACCcttgtttaaaaaatacaaaacaaacaaaagcagccAGAAGGAAAAGACAGTCCTTCAAACATGTATttgccctctctctttgctatttccccccctcccccctgctagcacctgtatctgctacaacaggctttaattctagtaaatataataaataaatagataaatcaagTGTCTGGGATTGACAGTAGACTGTATTTTTTGCAATAAATTCAATTtcactttaattttaaaaagtcaattaaAATACAATACCTTTTGATTGGTAAAAAGCCTGTCAAAGGAATTTAATCTTTCGGGGCTATTGAGTTGGCAGTAGAGTCTACTGTTCCAGGAAGTTAGGCATTTAAGAGAGAGAAAACCTACCAGGATTTCTGAGCTCTGGGAGCAAGGCAGCAGTTAATACTGATGTGTCCTACCATTCAGGGAACAGTACTGACTTACTGAATAATTTCTGCTTATGAAGCCATTCAACTCTGGTTCAGTTGCATTCTCTGAAATATCAAGTTCAAAGGACCGGAATGCTATAAAAGTATATCTTTGTCTCTTCTTTGCATCGCCAGAAGTATTTAATTAATGGTGTCCTATATAGCCCTTTCACATTAATTATGCAAGCATGAAAAGATAAAGCTATACGTACAACAAACTCATGATGCACTTTGTGGATGTACTTGTATAGTCTCTTGTGATGCAAGAGTCTATGCAGAAAATAATGCCAGGTGTCCTCAATCAATGCACATCCAAAACATTGGCCAACTATCACAAACctatggggggaaaaacagcttGTTAGGGTAAGGTTAAACAGAACAGTCTTTTCCAAagactcttctcataatgtggccaACATACAGTAGCctctgtttagtcattttagtttctagggagagttcaggcttgatttgctcTAGAAACCACCAGTTTGTCTTTTTGGAAGCCAACAGAACT from the Paroedura picta isolate Pp20150507F chromosome 10, Ppicta_v3.0, whole genome shotgun sequence genome contains:
- the MSMO1 gene encoding methylsterol monooxygenase 1; this encodes MATNESVSILNSAYLAVEYIDSFLPQNPLQQPFKNAWISMLDNYTKFQIATWGSLLIHELAYFFICLPGFVFQFIPYMQKYKIQQDKPETWEKQWRCFKKIMFNHFFIQLPMICGTYYFTESFNIPYDWDHMPRWFVIVGQCFGCALIEDTWHYFLHRLLHHKRLYKYIHKVHHEFVSPFGMQAEYAHPLETLILGAGFFIGILVFCNHVILLWAWVIFRLMETIDVHSGYDIPLNPLHLLPYYGGARFHDFHHMNFIGNYSSTFTWWDKLFGTDSQYQAYMEKMKEQEPVKEKKTK